A genomic window from Diorhabda sublineata isolate icDioSubl1.1 chromosome 8, icDioSubl1.1, whole genome shotgun sequence includes:
- the LOC130447299 gene encoding cleavage and polyadenylation specificity factor subunit 6 isoform X1 encodes MMQAGNRVPSMKMAENDIDLYADDIEDFAQDDFGGENVDLYDDVISAPPGGNNSDNPGDSNHHPPPGASDDGSGNFAGTAVSVNNINASVRKHQLYVGNLTWWTTDQDIENAIHDIGVNDFNEVKFFEHRANGQSKGFCVISMGSEASMRLCMELLPKKEINGQNPVVTPPTKQALSNFESQSKTRPSPTNNTNSRPPHPSHPNNNIHSGPMQNYGGRMPMSPNMRPMLPGMQGGPRMQGPPGFNGPPSMNQQPPRFQGNPQWNGPRPNGPGPNMGMRPMAPPPGQGGPPRPPMQGPPQQGPPRGMPTQGPPPMRPEWNRPPMQQGYPQGPPHMQGPNMGPRGPPPMGPPGAPPPQGPAPHVNPAFFQQGGGPPPPIQHMPGPGPVMPPQGPPQGPPHGPVGPPHGPPMGPTNVPPHGPPHGYGPPASMPQPPYGGPPPDHRSDIPQLTEQEFEDIMSRNRTVSSSAIGRAVSDAAAGEYASAIETLVTAISLIKQSKVANDDRCKILISSLQDTLRGVEDKSYSSSRRDRSRSRDRSHRRTRRERSSSRYRDRSRDRERERDRDRDRERDRYYSDRYSDRDRDRDRSRSRERADRERERDYRDREPEETEKEKSKVSRVSRSRNKSPDPVEASTDITKSSRYYEDRYREREREARRDSDRDRERDRRGDDSHRSRH; translated from the exons ATGATGCAAGCGGGGAATCGCGTCCCTTCCATGAAAATGGCAGAAAATGATATAGATTTGTATGCAGACGATATTGAAGACTTTGCACAA gATGATTTTGGTGGAGAAAATGTAGATTTATATGACGATGTTATCTCTGCTCCTCCTGGTGGTAACAATTCAGATAATCCCGGAGATTCTAATCATCATCCACCTCCCGGTGCAAGTGACGATGGTAGCGGCAATTTTGCAGGAACTGCAGTTTctgttaataatataaatgcTTCTGTAAGAAAACATCAGCTGTACGTTGGCAATTTAACATGG TGGACTACTGATCAAGACATTGAGAACGCTATTCATGATATTGGTGTTAATGACTTCAATGAAGTCAAATTCTTTGAGCATCGCGCCAATGGTCAATCAAAAGGATTCTGTGTCATATCCATGGGCTCAGAAGCAAGCATGAGACTTTGCATGGAACTGCTCCCAAAGAAAGAGATCAACGGCCAAAATCCTGTAGTCACCCCTCCCACAAAACAAGCTCTAAGTAATTTTGAAAGTCAGTCTAAAACTCGCCCTTCTCCTACTAACAATACTAATTCACGTCCTCCTCATCCTAGCCatcctaataataatattcactcAGGTCCAATGCAAAACTATGGTGGTAGAATGCCCATGAGTCCCAACATGAGACCTATGCTTCCAGGTATGCAAGGTGGTCCTAGAATGCAAGGTCCTCCTGGTTTCAATGGACCTCCTTCTATGAATCAACAACCTCCAAGATTCCAGGGTAACCCACAATGGAACGGACCAAGACCTAATGGTCCTGGTCCTAATATGGGTATGAGACCAATGGCGCCTCCTCCTGGTCAAGGTGGGCCTCCAAGACCCCCAATG CAGGGACCACCACAACAAGGTCCACCTAGAGGTATGCCGACTCAAGGTCCACCTCCGATGCGTCCTGAATGGAATCGTCCACCGATGCAGCAAGGATATCCTCAAGGTCCACCGCATATGCAAGGTCCCAATATGGGTCCGAGAGGTCCGCCACCGATGGGACCTCCTGGAGCACCGCCGCCGCAAGGGCCAGCGCCTCACGTTAATCCCGCTTTCTTTCAACAAGGGGGAGGACCGCCGCCGCCGATTCAACATATGCCTGGACCAGGGCCTg TCATGCCACCTCAAGGACCACCACAAGGTCCCCCTCACGGACCCGTCGGGCCACCTCACGGACCTCCGATGGGCCCGACCAACGTCCCACCTCACGGGCCGCCTCACGGATACGGTCCGCCTGCATCTATGCCGCAACCTCCGTACGGTGGTCCGCCTCCTGATCACCGCTCCGATATTCCACAATTGACCGAACAAGAATTCGAGGATATCATGTCGAGGAATAGAACAGTTTCTAGTTCGGCAATCGGTAGAGCTGTATCAGACGCAGCTGCTGGCGAATACGCTAGTGCTATTGAAACATTGGTTACTGCGATATCACTTATCAAACAATCTAAAGTCGCAAACGATGATCGCTGTAAGATTTTGATCAGTTCTTTGCAAGATACGTTGCGAGGCGTTGAAGATAAGAGCTACAGTTCAAGTCGTCGGGATAGATCGAGATCGAGAGATAGATCTCATAGAAGAACAAGAAGGGAACGATCATCTTCGAGATACAGAGACAGGAGTAGAGATAGAGAACGTGAAAGAGACAGAGACCGTGATCGTGAAAGGGACAGGTACTATTCTGACAGATACAGCGACAGAGATAGAGATCGTGATAGATCACGAAGTAGGGAACGAGCAGATAGAGAAAGAGAAAGGGATTACAGAGATCGCGAACCGGAAGAAAC agaGAAAGAAAAATCTAAAGT ATCCCGTGTATCTAGGTCGAGGAACAAATCTCCTGATCCCGTAGAAGCCAGTACTGACATAACAAAATCTTCAAGATATTACGAAGACAGATATCGCGAACGAGAACGAGAAGCTCGAAGGGATAGCGATCGTGATAGAGAACGTGACAGAAGAGGTGATGACAGTCACAGATCTAGAcattaa
- the LOC130447299 gene encoding cleavage and polyadenylation specificity factor subunit 6 isoform X5 → MMQAGNRVPSMKMAENDIDLYADDIEDFAQDDFGGENVDLYDDVISAPPGGNNSDNPGDSNHHPPPGASDDGSGNFAGTAVSVNNINASVRKHQLYVGNLTWWTTDQDIENAIHDIGVNDFNEVKFFEHRANGQSKGFCVISMGSEASMRLCMELLPKKEINGQNPVVTPPTKQALSNFESQSKTRPSPTNNTNSRPPHPSHPNNNIHSGPMQNYGGRMPMSPNMRPMLPGMQGGPRMQGPPGFNGPPSMNQQPPRFQGNPQWNGPRPNGPGPNMGMRPMAPPPGQGGPPRPPMGPPQQGPPRGMPTQGPPPMRPEWNRPPMQQGYPQGPPHMQGPNMGPRGPPPMGPPGAPPPQGPAPHVNPAFFQQGGGPPPPIQHMPGPGPVMPPQGPPQGPPHGPVGPPHGPPMGPTNVPPHGPPHGYGPPASMPQPPYGGPPPDHRSDIPQLTEQEFEDIMSRNRTVSSSAIGRAVSDAAAGEYASAIETLVTAISLIKQSKVANDDRCKILISSLQDTLRGVEDKSYSSSRRDRSRSRDRSHRRTRRERSSSRYRDRSRDRERERDRDRDRERDRYYSDRYSDRDRDRDRSRSRERADRERERDYRDREPEETEKEKSKVSRNKSPDPVEASTDITKSSRYYEDRYREREREARRDSDRDRERDRRGDDSHRSRH, encoded by the exons ATGATGCAAGCGGGGAATCGCGTCCCTTCCATGAAAATGGCAGAAAATGATATAGATTTGTATGCAGACGATATTGAAGACTTTGCACAA gATGATTTTGGTGGAGAAAATGTAGATTTATATGACGATGTTATCTCTGCTCCTCCTGGTGGTAACAATTCAGATAATCCCGGAGATTCTAATCATCATCCACCTCCCGGTGCAAGTGACGATGGTAGCGGCAATTTTGCAGGAACTGCAGTTTctgttaataatataaatgcTTCTGTAAGAAAACATCAGCTGTACGTTGGCAATTTAACATGG TGGACTACTGATCAAGACATTGAGAACGCTATTCATGATATTGGTGTTAATGACTTCAATGAAGTCAAATTCTTTGAGCATCGCGCCAATGGTCAATCAAAAGGATTCTGTGTCATATCCATGGGCTCAGAAGCAAGCATGAGACTTTGCATGGAACTGCTCCCAAAGAAAGAGATCAACGGCCAAAATCCTGTAGTCACCCCTCCCACAAAACAAGCTCTAAGTAATTTTGAAAGTCAGTCTAAAACTCGCCCTTCTCCTACTAACAATACTAATTCACGTCCTCCTCATCCTAGCCatcctaataataatattcactcAGGTCCAATGCAAAACTATGGTGGTAGAATGCCCATGAGTCCCAACATGAGACCTATGCTTCCAGGTATGCAAGGTGGTCCTAGAATGCAAGGTCCTCCTGGTTTCAATGGACCTCCTTCTATGAATCAACAACCTCCAAGATTCCAGGGTAACCCACAATGGAACGGACCAAGACCTAATGGTCCTGGTCCTAATATGGGTATGAGACCAATGGCGCCTCCTCCTGGTCAAGGTGGGCCTCCAAGACCCCCAATG GGACCACCACAACAAGGTCCACCTAGAGGTATGCCGACTCAAGGTCCACCTCCGATGCGTCCTGAATGGAATCGTCCACCGATGCAGCAAGGATATCCTCAAGGTCCACCGCATATGCAAGGTCCCAATATGGGTCCGAGAGGTCCGCCACCGATGGGACCTCCTGGAGCACCGCCGCCGCAAGGGCCAGCGCCTCACGTTAATCCCGCTTTCTTTCAACAAGGGGGAGGACCGCCGCCGCCGATTCAACATATGCCTGGACCAGGGCCTg TCATGCCACCTCAAGGACCACCACAAGGTCCCCCTCACGGACCCGTCGGGCCACCTCACGGACCTCCGATGGGCCCGACCAACGTCCCACCTCACGGGCCGCCTCACGGATACGGTCCGCCTGCATCTATGCCGCAACCTCCGTACGGTGGTCCGCCTCCTGATCACCGCTCCGATATTCCACAATTGACCGAACAAGAATTCGAGGATATCATGTCGAGGAATAGAACAGTTTCTAGTTCGGCAATCGGTAGAGCTGTATCAGACGCAGCTGCTGGCGAATACGCTAGTGCTATTGAAACATTGGTTACTGCGATATCACTTATCAAACAATCTAAAGTCGCAAACGATGATCGCTGTAAGATTTTGATCAGTTCTTTGCAAGATACGTTGCGAGGCGTTGAAGATAAGAGCTACAGTTCAAGTCGTCGGGATAGATCGAGATCGAGAGATAGATCTCATAGAAGAACAAGAAGGGAACGATCATCTTCGAGATACAGAGACAGGAGTAGAGATAGAGAACGTGAAAGAGACAGAGACCGTGATCGTGAAAGGGACAGGTACTATTCTGACAGATACAGCGACAGAGATAGAGATCGTGATAGATCACGAAGTAGGGAACGAGCAGATAGAGAAAGAGAAAGGGATTACAGAGATCGCGAACCGGAAGAAAC agaGAAAGAAAAATCTAAAGT GTCGAGGAACAAATCTCCTGATCCCGTAGAAGCCAGTACTGACATAACAAAATCTTCAAGATATTACGAAGACAGATATCGCGAACGAGAACGAGAAGCTCGAAGGGATAGCGATCGTGATAGAGAACGTGACAGAAGAGGTGATGACAGTCACAGATCTAGAcattaa
- the LOC130447299 gene encoding cleavage and polyadenylation specificity factor subunit 6 isoform X2, which produces MMQAGNRVPSMKMAENDIDLYADDIEDFAQDDFGGENVDLYDDVISAPPGGNNSDNPGDSNHHPPPGASDDGSGNFAGTAVSVNNINASVRKHQLYVGNLTWWTTDQDIENAIHDIGVNDFNEVKFFEHRANGQSKGFCVISMGSEASMRLCMELLPKKEINGQNPVVTPPTKQALSNFESQSKTRPSPTNNTNSRPPHPSHPNNNIHSGPMQNYGGRMPMSPNMRPMLPGMQGGPRMQGPPGFNGPPSMNQQPPRFQGNPQWNGPRPNGPGPNMGMRPMAPPPGQGGPPRPPMQGPPQQGPPRGMPTQGPPPMRPEWNRPPMQQGYPQGPPHMQGPNMGPRGPPPMGPPGAPPPQGPAPHVNPAFFQQGGGPPPPIQHMPGPGPVMPPQGPPQGPPHGPVGPPHGPPMGPTNVPPHGPPHGYGPPASMPQPPYGGPPPDHRSDIPQLTEQEFEDIMSRNRTVSSSAIGRAVSDAAAGEYASAIETLVTAISLIKQSKVANDDRCKILISSLQDTLRGVEDKSYSSSRRDRSRSRDRSHRRTRRERSSSRYRDRSRDRERERDRDRDRERDRYYSDRYSDRDRDRDRSRSRERADRERERDYRDREPEETSRNKSPDPVEASTDITKSSRYYEDRYREREREARRDSDRDRERDRRGDDSHRSRH; this is translated from the exons ATGATGCAAGCGGGGAATCGCGTCCCTTCCATGAAAATGGCAGAAAATGATATAGATTTGTATGCAGACGATATTGAAGACTTTGCACAA gATGATTTTGGTGGAGAAAATGTAGATTTATATGACGATGTTATCTCTGCTCCTCCTGGTGGTAACAATTCAGATAATCCCGGAGATTCTAATCATCATCCACCTCCCGGTGCAAGTGACGATGGTAGCGGCAATTTTGCAGGAACTGCAGTTTctgttaataatataaatgcTTCTGTAAGAAAACATCAGCTGTACGTTGGCAATTTAACATGG TGGACTACTGATCAAGACATTGAGAACGCTATTCATGATATTGGTGTTAATGACTTCAATGAAGTCAAATTCTTTGAGCATCGCGCCAATGGTCAATCAAAAGGATTCTGTGTCATATCCATGGGCTCAGAAGCAAGCATGAGACTTTGCATGGAACTGCTCCCAAAGAAAGAGATCAACGGCCAAAATCCTGTAGTCACCCCTCCCACAAAACAAGCTCTAAGTAATTTTGAAAGTCAGTCTAAAACTCGCCCTTCTCCTACTAACAATACTAATTCACGTCCTCCTCATCCTAGCCatcctaataataatattcactcAGGTCCAATGCAAAACTATGGTGGTAGAATGCCCATGAGTCCCAACATGAGACCTATGCTTCCAGGTATGCAAGGTGGTCCTAGAATGCAAGGTCCTCCTGGTTTCAATGGACCTCCTTCTATGAATCAACAACCTCCAAGATTCCAGGGTAACCCACAATGGAACGGACCAAGACCTAATGGTCCTGGTCCTAATATGGGTATGAGACCAATGGCGCCTCCTCCTGGTCAAGGTGGGCCTCCAAGACCCCCAATG CAGGGACCACCACAACAAGGTCCACCTAGAGGTATGCCGACTCAAGGTCCACCTCCGATGCGTCCTGAATGGAATCGTCCACCGATGCAGCAAGGATATCCTCAAGGTCCACCGCATATGCAAGGTCCCAATATGGGTCCGAGAGGTCCGCCACCGATGGGACCTCCTGGAGCACCGCCGCCGCAAGGGCCAGCGCCTCACGTTAATCCCGCTTTCTTTCAACAAGGGGGAGGACCGCCGCCGCCGATTCAACATATGCCTGGACCAGGGCCTg TCATGCCACCTCAAGGACCACCACAAGGTCCCCCTCACGGACCCGTCGGGCCACCTCACGGACCTCCGATGGGCCCGACCAACGTCCCACCTCACGGGCCGCCTCACGGATACGGTCCGCCTGCATCTATGCCGCAACCTCCGTACGGTGGTCCGCCTCCTGATCACCGCTCCGATATTCCACAATTGACCGAACAAGAATTCGAGGATATCATGTCGAGGAATAGAACAGTTTCTAGTTCGGCAATCGGTAGAGCTGTATCAGACGCAGCTGCTGGCGAATACGCTAGTGCTATTGAAACATTGGTTACTGCGATATCACTTATCAAACAATCTAAAGTCGCAAACGATGATCGCTGTAAGATTTTGATCAGTTCTTTGCAAGATACGTTGCGAGGCGTTGAAGATAAGAGCTACAGTTCAAGTCGTCGGGATAGATCGAGATCGAGAGATAGATCTCATAGAAGAACAAGAAGGGAACGATCATCTTCGAGATACAGAGACAGGAGTAGAGATAGAGAACGTGAAAGAGACAGAGACCGTGATCGTGAAAGGGACAGGTACTATTCTGACAGATACAGCGACAGAGATAGAGATCGTGATAGATCACGAAGTAGGGAACGAGCAGATAGAGAAAGAGAAAGGGATTACAGAGATCGCGAACCGGAAGAAAC GTCGAGGAACAAATCTCCTGATCCCGTAGAAGCCAGTACTGACATAACAAAATCTTCAAGATATTACGAAGACAGATATCGCGAACGAGAACGAGAAGCTCGAAGGGATAGCGATCGTGATAGAGAACGTGACAGAAGAGGTGATGACAGTCACAGATCTAGAcattaa